ATTTGTGGACTGTTGCTTTTAATCAAATAGTCCCCGAAGCCGTTAATAGAAAATGTGTCCTGGAGGCCTCGGCTAAACAAgcatcttttgttgtttgaatTATTTGACAAACTGCAACGTcaagaaaaaggttttcttcGTTAATTAATGAATGTTCTCTTTCAAATACGAAATCTTGTGATCACTTGTTTAATGTCCCCCTCCCGTTAACACCTTGCTCTTTCTTCTGTGTGGGAACAGGAACCTGCAAGCTGCTATTGGTGCATATTATGACTTTGAAAGTCCCAACGTCAACACGCCTTCCATGTCCTTTGTTGAGGACGTGACGATCGGGGAAGGAGAGTCTGTTCCTCCAGATACGCCGTTCACAAAGACCTGGAGAATACAAAACACAGGTGCACAGCACGTCACCAcattcgcccccccccttagTGCTCACATTACCAGCAGCATCCCTGAACCACTTAAGTTCCCACGTCACGGTTTTATTGTCGAATTGTGTTTTGACCGCGCTCATCTTTGTGTCCTGAAGGTGCAGAGTCATGGCCGCCCGGGGTTTGTCTCAAATACATCGGCGGGGATCAGTTTGGGCATGTAAACACAGTCATGGTGAAGTCACTGGACCCCCAGGAGATATCCGATGTGAGCGTGCAGATGCGAAGTCCCACGGCTCCAGGCATGTACCAGGGCCAGTGGAGGATGTGTACAGCCAGCGGATTATTCTATGGAGGTAGGACATCACCAAATACTTCTGTTTAATGAGGACATGCATTCGGGCTGCAACTAACTAACTAATTCACATTATTCTGCAATGGTCGGCTTCTGACCACTGTATGTCAGTGAGAAGCACAACAGAATGGCTACGAGCTAAAGGCTAAGAGCTAACAGCTACAGATCGCCGTGTATAAGTGAACAACCACATCACCTAGTGGCCGAGACAGAAGACGgtgaaatatgtatatatatcaagTAGCCAGTGTATCAGAAAAGGTCTAGCGTGCACTCTAATGTTAGCACCACGTGTTTGTATGTGACAAGCATCATTAGCACACAACATTCAATTGTGACCAACTCAAAATCCATGTCACCAGCCTGGTAGTGAAGGAAATGTTCAATCGGTGTGTTGCTATGGGGAGGTGCTCGGTCAAAGGGTTCCCAACGATTCATTGTAACAAAGAGGAAGTCAGCGACTTGGTGGGTCGACTCAGTCCTACAAGCGGCCGGTGTTTATGAACCCTTCTTTTCTCCACAGATGTAATCTGGGTGATTCTTAGCGTAGAGGTCGGTGGGCTCCTCGGCGTGACCCAGCAGCTGTCGTCGTTCGAGACCGAATTCAACACTCAACCCCAACGCAACGTGCAGGAAGACTTCAACCCCTTCGCCTCGCCACAGAAGAACAAGCACGACGCCACTGACGACAGCTTCAGAGATGCCGGCGGCGCGTGGGAACGCACACAGGAGCCAATCCAGCAGGACGAAAACGGATTGTCTCTGTCTCATAATGCTGTAAATAGGGCGTCAAATGGTCTCCAAACCAATCTTTCCGTGGTGACTTATGGTCAGGTATGTGTGCGTCACATTTTGCAATACGCAAAACGAAGTCCATGAACCCGTAAGAACTATTTCCACTACACTGATGAGGTCGGCTTGTTTAGGGCACCTTTCAGTTATCGTGAGTGTAACGGTGGGACAACTAGTCCTCTGGTTTACGTCGTCTGTAAGAGGGAACTGGTTTAAATGGCTCAGTTTAATGTTAGTGAAAGGTTTCTTATGGCTTTCACGTTGTTTAAATCGTTGGGCTTAGATGATATTATTCTGAAGAATGTACTCTAACTAACTTTGATGTATGAAGTATCTCACCTGAGAATCACAAATTGATTTTTATCGCAAATtaaatttgaaaaaatgaaGCTACAACTTGATATTCTGTAAAAGAAAAGACCATCATCACTGCATGTAGATGTTAGTTAGCAACAATTGTCTCTCAGGGGGGGTTACGCATACCTGTCATACCGGTCATACGTGTCGTAGCTGTCACAGCGGGGCCGGTTTCAGCTAACAGCCTCTCCTTCGCGGCTCAACTGCAGTGTGGAAAACCACTCAGTCATTCCGTCGGGTCATTTACACTCAAAAGGACATTCGCTGAGCCTCTTTACATGTAATGCAGGGTTTGTTTCTACTCCGTAACTGGTGATGATAAACAACAGAGTGCTGTGTGCTTTCTTGATTcggtttgaaaaaaacaatttgaataaCATTTTATTCTCATCTATCCttctattcattttcattctgtaTAAACTACTCCCTACTAATTCCCCTTctgtttgtgccccccccccccccccccccccccagggtaTTCACGGACCCTATCCGTTTGGACAGAGCTAGAATGAGAAAGACCTCCGCCCCGCCTCCACCATCGTGGGTGATGCGCTCAACGCCCCGGGagtcagaggagaaagaggagtcGGAGGGAGGGGACTGTTGTTTTCTATTGACTCGTGacgacctccccccccccccaaacccagaGGCTCCtttcacagaaaacacagactACAGTGAGGTGATTGGATCACATCCGCTACCGCGAAACGTCCCACCTGACATCAACACCCGGATTCGCATGTGTGAATGCTTCATTTTAAGAGTGCTCTAAAACCCTAAAGATAGAAACACACGACCGTtttttatctccactgtaaAAACACGCCTGACGAAAGGGAAAATCTACTGTAAACAATTGCATACAATTAGCTATTTCCATGGTTTATTAATTGGTGTCTTCAGGGTTCCTACGCGGGTTGGGAAAACTGCTGAGAAACGCACACGATGCATCGTCTTCTCCGTGTGTGTTTCCATTCAGCAAAGGGCCGTCACTAAACCACTGAACTTCACCGCGTTCCCTTCACGCGTGATGATGGTGGAGAGCGATTCCCGTGTTTACATTGCGTGAGCGTTCACATGATCCGACAACTCTAAAATGGTTGAGTGTTTACAGATTTTACCGCGTGTGGGTTAAACGATATGCCACTATATCTAGTACATGCGGTTATTTACGTTTCCAGTTGCAATAACAAGTTGGATGTTAACGTGAAGGCGGTTTGCAAATTGGGAATTTCAACAACTCCGTTAAAGGTTTAGCATCACGCGATGAAAAATCCACATAACGAcccgaaaaacaaaacaattgttaTTTAACATATCAGACCTTTTGTGACATGAACATAAAAACCGAGCAAGCAGCATTTGAAATCATGTCACACTAACAGTATCCCTATTTTGGGTCTGACATCTGTGTGGTAAATTAattatgtttattattatttaatcagTTATCAGACACATTGAATAGCACATTCAGAGGCATTCAAATATGTTTGTGGTGAATATTCTCACACAGAAAGTCCGGCGCGTGCCTGTGTAGGAACCCTGTCACTCCCAAAGATACAAACCAGACAACCGAGACGCTAATCCGTTCTGTCTGCAGGTTTCTCGATTCACAGcatgggatgtgtgtgtgtgtgtgtgtgtgtgcgcctgcgtgtgtgtgttttttagggtGGGTTTTCGCTTTGAATAGATGCTGAAGCTCAAAGTGACGCGCGTGAGTTTGAGGTGTGAAGAAGGGTTTTAAAAAGCCATCTAAATCTATTTTGCCTGGTGAGTGAGTGTGGTTTCTGAGTCGACGTCCACAGTGAGTGTTCTaggtgtgcgtgtatgtgcctGTCAGCTGTGCGTGAATGTCATGGTTTCTTTTTGGATTTAACTGAACTAAATGGTGTATACTTCTTGGGCAAAGGGCCGTGCAGCTCTGTGTGGAGCGAGCTTTACCGACTGGTGTGATTGTGCACCGTTGGGATGAACTGACCATCTAATTGCCCggttacttttatttatttgtggtcTTCCTGTGCACTGCAGATGCAAAAAAAAGTCCCATTTACAGCCAGCAGGtggtgctaaaaaacaaaaagtgacaaGTTTCATTGAATATGAAAATGAATGGTTTGTTCTGTTACTGCTATTTGCACAACTCTGTCCGCCTCATCTGAGGGGgacaagtgattttttttttaatagaatttAGGTGAACACTTTGATTGTGACACCAGCATTTTACTGAACGTTTTGTCGGTTTTCGCTTATCTGTTTGGTTGTCTtatctacatttttattttatctcctTTTCGTCACTCCAATATCCGACTCTAAAGATGAATATCGGTT
The Gasterosteus aculeatus chromosome 17, fGasAcu3.hap1.1, whole genome shotgun sequence DNA segment above includes these coding regions:
- the ilrun gene encoding protein ILRUN, encoding MEGTDMDVDAELMQKFSCMGTTDKDVLISEFQRLLGFQLNPAGCAFFLDMTNWNLQAAIGAYYDFESPNVNTPSMSFVEDVTIGEGESVPPDTPFTKTWRIQNTGAESWPPGVCLKYIGGDQFGHVNTVMVKSLDPQEISDVSVQMRSPTAPGMYQGQWRMCTASGLFYGDVIWVILSVEVGGLLGVTQQLSSFETEFNTQPQRNVQEDFNPFASPQKNKHDATDDSFRDAGGAWERTQEPIQQDENGLSLSHNAVNRASNGLQTNLSVVTYGQGIHGPYPFGQS